The Pochonia chlamydosporia 170 chromosome 1, whole genome shotgun sequence genome window below encodes:
- a CDS encoding GPI-Mannosyltransferase II co-activator domain-containing protein: MQLLNSFPTTVLVYSLLLLCILVQCVAGNVEKVIFTGPSAPSVKATTNPTLESLNINTLTHDDLSVRTNLSRIFASEQTDFRGQSSWLLLTNLTENQRYELRVCWSALVSTLETVILFHMNKVDGLCVVRAHTLNQEPTRFDMEAYTPDRVLENPKLLQSLNTYVASLQHDQGTRKTTKLPKSPSLLVEIHSAADYFTDNKELMANPSPVLVDLILDPFLFNVLPESLLPTVGYLGLLGIMTWIMARWVASGLRAAAGTAELPAKKRN, from the coding sequence ATGCAGCTTCTCAACTCATTTCCCACGACAGTACTTGTCTATTCATTGCTTCTGTTATGCATATTGGTCCAGTGTGTCGCCGGAAATGTTGAAAAGGTCATCTTCACTGGCCCTTCTGCCCCTTCCGTCAAGGCTACCACCAACCCTACCCTCGAGTcactcaacatcaacaccttGACACATGATGACTTATCCGTTCGAACAAACTTGAGTCGCATTTTTGCATCCGAGCAGACAGATTTTCGAGGACAATCATCATGGCTTCTTCTTACCAACCTGACTGAGAATCAGAGGTACGAGCTGAGAGTCTGCTGGTCAGCACTGGTAAGTACACTGGAGACTGTTATTCTATTCCACATGAACAAAGTAGATGGATTATGCGTGGTCCGAGCTCATACTCTCAACCAGGAACCAACTCGCTTCGACATGGAAGCATATACCCCGGACAGGGTCCTAGAGAATCCCAAACTACTTCAGTCTCTCAACACCTATGTAGCATCACTGCAACATGACCAAGGCACGAGGAAGACTACCAAACTTCCAAAGAGCCCCTCGCTGTTGGTCGAAATTCACTCCGCAGCCGACTACTTCACCGACAACAAGGAGCTGATGGCCAACCCTTCACCTGTCCTGGTCGATCTCATTCTCGACCCATTCCTTTTCAACGTCCTGCCAGAGTCTCTACTGCCAACTGTAGGTTATCTTGGTTTGCTCGGCATCATGACCTGGATTATGGCGCGATGGGTGGCATCCGGCTTGCGAGCTGCAGCTGGTACGGCGGAACTCCCAGCCAAGAAACGGAATTGA